A stretch of DNA from Nonlabens ponticola:
TAATCAAGTCTGGTAACAAGACAGCTCACCGTGCCGTGATGACGACTGCATTTGTACTTAGTGCCGTTTTTCTAGTCAGTTATGTTATTTCAAAAATTAGCAATGAGCCGGTACCGTATCCGGACGACGCACCGCTCAAGTGGTTGTATTTATTCATCTTGTTGACACACATCGTACTTTCGGGAATCATTTTGCCGCTTGTTTTATATACCATGTATTTTGCCTGGAACAAGAAATTTGAAAAACACAAGATGATCGCCCGATGGACTTTTCCCATCTGGTTGTATGTGGCGATTACGGGCGTTCTGGTGTATGTTTTCATGCAACCTTACTACTAATCTAGTCCTATGAAAAAGTGGTTGTTTCTGTCAGTAATTTTTTTCTATTCCGCTTTCGCGAAAGCGCAATGCGCCATGTGCCGCGCCGTTATTGAAAGTCAAGGTGACACCGCACAGGCAGAAGGCCTCAATAACGGAATCACTTATCTTATGATTTTCCCATACCTGCTAGTGGGCGCGATCATCTACATGATCTACCGCAGCACGAGCAAGCGAGAGACGAATTAACGGTTTCTTAACAGGCTAACTGTAACTATTCCTGCTTTTTAAGGTCTATTATTTTAGAGATTTGCAACACTAGACCTAACCATCCATGATCGAAATCAAAGATTTACACAAATCTTATAAAACGGGTAACAACTCGTTGCACGTATTAAAGGGCATTGACTTTTCAGTAAAGGAAGGTGAGTTGGTTTCTATTATGGGTTCATCAGGTTCTGGTAAATCTACCTTACTCAACATTCTAGGAATGCTTGACGAGGCTGATGAGGGTTCTTATACGCTGGACAATACACCTATCAAAAACTTGAACGAGAAAATTGCGGCGCAATACCGCAACAAATTTTTAGGTTTCATCTTTCAGTCATTCAATCTTATAGGTTATAAAACTGCGGTGGACAATGTTTCATTGCCATTATACTATCAGAAGGTAAGCCGTAAGGAACGCGATGAGAAATCCATGTATTATCTAGAGAAAGTAGGACTTGCTGACTGGGCAGACCATTTACCCAACCAACTTTCTGGTGGTCAAAAACAACGTGTCGCTATAGCAAGAGCACTCGCGAGTGACCCTAAAGTTCTACTTGCCGATGAGCCTACTGGAGCACTAGATACCAAAACTTCATACGAAGTAATGGATCTTATTCAAGGCATAAATGATGAAGGTCGTACCATTCTTATTGTGACTCACGAGCCAGACATTGCAGAGATGACCAAGCGCATTGTCAACCTCAAAGACGGACGCATCATTGACGATACTCTAGTGAACCAGGTAAAAGCTGCAGCCCATGTTTAACATCGAGCGCTGGCAGGAAATATTTGAAACCATACGCAAGAATAAATTGCGCACCTTTCTCACGAGCTTATCAGTAGCTTCTGGGATCTTTATTCTAGTGATACTATTGGGTTTTTCAACAGGAATCGAGACTGGCGTGCGTACTGAATTTGAACAAGACGCCACCAATAGGATTTCCATCAATGTACGTACGACTACCAAAGGTTACAACGGCTTAAACCCAGGAAGAAGATTACAACTGCGCGATGCAGATTATGACAATCTCAACGCCAAATATGAGAATCAGATTGAGTACAAGACAAGCGTCTATTCTATCTGGCAATCACAAGTGAATTACAAAACCCAACAAGGTAATTATCGAGTGCAAGGTGTCTCACAAGATCAGCAATGGATTGAAAATGCTACATTATCTGACGGGCGATTTATAAGCCCAGATGACATTGCAGAATCCCGTAAGGTAGCTGCAATAGGTTATCAAATGAAGCAAGATCTTTTTAAGGATGAAGATGCCATCGGGAAAACGGTGTTGATCAATAACAATGTGAACTTTACCGTGGTAGGTGTTTACACAGATCCAGGTGGAACTCGTGAGGAGACACGCATGTTCATGCCTATCACCACAGCACAGCGAGTTTTTAATGCTGGTAGTAATATTGATCAAATTGCTTACACCGTTCAACCTGCAGCAACCTTTGATGAGACGGTTGAGCTTAGTGCCGCAATGAAAGAATCCATAGAACAAGACTTAAGGACCAGATTTCAGGTCGCACCTGATGATCGTGTCGCCATACGTGTGGACGATACACTAGAAGAGGCTCAGCAGATATTTGGCTTGATTGCCACCATCAGATCTGTGTTTTGGTTCATAGGTATAGGTACAATCATCGCTGGTGTGGTAGGCGTCGGTAATATTATGCTTATCGTTGTTAAGGAACGCACCAAAGAAATTGGGATACGTAAAGCGCTAGGTGCCTTGCCTAGTGAGATAATATGGATGGTGCTTCATGAATCTATTTTTATTACCAGCATTGCAGGATTGATAGGTTTGTTTCTAGGTGTTGGTTTGTTAGAACTTATATCACCACTGGTAGAGACAGATTTCATCAAATACCCTAAGGTAGATTTCACCACTTCAATCACCACAGTAGTAATTCTGGTAGTTGCTGGTGCGCTAGCAGGATTTTTTCCCGCGCGACGTGCTGCAAACATAAAACCTATTGAAGCTTTAAGAGACGAATAATATGTTTAGTAGAGATAGATGGAATGAGATACTGGAAGCCCTTAACTCAAATAAGTTAAGGACGATACTAACAGCATTCGGTGTTTTCTGGGGAATTTTTATTCTAGTAGCACTGCTTGCGTTGACAAACGGTTTGCGCAATGGGGTTTCATCAGATTTTGGTGATCGAGCGACAAACACCATGTTTATGTGGGGCCAATCTACGAGCATGGCTTACAAAGGATTGAACAAAGGCCGTCGCGTACAGTTCAAACTCGCTGATGTTGATGCACTAAAATCCAAAATGCCTGATTTACGCATCGTGTCACCACGATTGCAATTAGGTGGTTATCGTGGTGCAAATAATGTAACGCGTGGCGATAAGACAGGAGCGTTTCAAGTAAACGGCGATTATCCAGAGTTCAAGCAACAGCAACCTATGGATATTCTAAAGGGTCGTTGGATTAATTATTCTGATATTGATAAGTTGTTGAAGACAGCTGTAATCGGTACTGGTGTAGAGAAAGCACTATTTGATATAGGTGAAGAACCTATAGGTCAATACATAAGTTTGCAAGGAGTGAACTTTAAGGTGGTCGGTGTTTTTGATAATCCAAACAGTCAAGGAGATAGCGAGGAAGAAGCCAATAATATATTTATCCCGTTCACAACATTTGGTAAGGCATTCAACTCTGGTGACGATGTAGGCTGGATGGCCATCACGGCAAACGATGATGTGAGCATGACAGATTTGAAGCCGCAAGTGCTTTCCATCATGCGTGAGCAACGCGGCGTTCACCCTAACGATATGCGAGCCATAGGAAACTTTGACCTCGCAGAGCAGTTTGCAAAATTCACAGGGCTATTCGATATTTTGAGTTTTGTGGGCTACTTCGTGGGTGGCTTGGTATTACTTTCTGGTGGTATCGGTATCAGCAATATTATGTTGATTGTAGTTAAGGAACGCACTAATGAAATAGGTGTACGTCGTGCACTAGGCGCCACACCATGGGATATTAAGGCACAAATCTTACAGGAATCAATTGTATTGACTTTGATGTCAGGATTGGCAGGAATTGCTTTTGCCGCTGGTATGATTTGGGTAATGAATTATTTACTGGATCAAGCTGGTGAAGTAGATAATTTTGCAAATCCATCAGTAAATATTACCGTGGTCATCATTGCACTCATCATACTAATTATTGCAGGCTTGCTCGCAGGCTTTATACCATCATCACGCGCCACTACTATGAAACCAGTGGATGCTTTGAGAACCGAATAAAAACAAACAACTAACAAAAGAATGAAACGTACAGGAACCGTCATATTATTAGCCGTGATATTTCTCGCTGCAGCCATAGGAATTTGGTACATCTATGTCAAGGATCTTGAGGATCCAGAGGTGTACACGACTGAAGAGGCAAGTGAGCAAACTATCATCAAAGAGACCGTTGCCACAGGAAACATAGTTCCTATGGAAGAAGTCAATATAAAGCCTAACATCTCAGGAGTGATCGATAAGATACACGTTGAGGCTGGTGATTTTGTAGAAGCTGGTGACCTCATTGCAGAGATCAAAGTGGTACCTAACATCAACTCGCTTACCAGTGCAAAAAATAGTATCGCGCAACAGCGTACTTCTGTTCAAACAGCAAAGCTGGCGCTGGACAATCAGCAAGCGATCTATAATCGCCAGAAAGAGTTGTTTGAAAAAGGCGTGATTTCTGCAAATGATTTTGACCTTGCTCAAAACAGCTATAATAATGCCTTACAGCGCTACAAGCAAGAACAGGTATCATTGCAAGGCGCTAGCCAGAATTTTGATATCATCAAGACAGGAACCACTTCTGGTTTAAGTGAGTATGCAAATACAAACGTACGCGCTACCGTTTCCGGAATGGTGCTCGACGTTCCCGTAAAAGAAGGAAATCAGGTTATCGAAGCAAATAACTTTAATGAAGGAACGCCTATCGCCACGATTGCAGACGTTACCAAAATGATTTTTGAAGGTAAGGTCGATGAGAGCGAGGTAGGAAAAATCAAGGAAGGCCTGCCACTAGAGATCACTGTTGGAGCATACAATAACAAGCGCTATGATGCTATTCTAGATTATATCGCGCCCAAAGGTGTTGCCGAAAATGGTGCCATACAATTTGCCATTAAGGGAACCTTGAAAGAAATTGAGCGCGACAGTAGTTTTGTGCGTGCAGGATTGAGTGCCAACGCCAGTATCATCCTGGATAAGGCAGATAAGGTGCTTGCCATCAAGGAGGCACTGGTACAGTATGATCCAGAGACTAAGAAACCATACGTAGAGATTGCTACAGGAGATCAGACTTTTGAACGTCGCAACATCGAGCTGGGTTTAAGTGATGGAATATACGTTGAGGTCAAGGATGGAATTACTAGCGCGGATAAGCTCAAAGTATGGAACCCACTTAAGGCGCCACAAGGTCGTGGCGGCTATGGCGGCTAATTTTGTAACAAATTAGAAAATCACCACACAAACAACCATAATTAGATCATGAAAAATACATTTATATGCATGTTGATTTTGATGTGTTCCGCTTTCGCGAAAGCGCAATCATCAACAATCACCGCAACACAAAAAAAGTGGACTCTTAGAGAATGTGTCGAGTACGCGCTGGAGAATAATATCAGTATTAAGCAAAGTGAGCTCAATCTAGAAGCGGTAGAAGCAGACAAATTGAGTGCCTTGGGTAATATGTTGCCATCACTTAATGCAAGCAGTAGTATTTCAGAGAATACTGGTTTGAGTTTTAACCCAGTAACCAACAATGCACAAACGACCACCTTTTTATCAGTCACAGGTCGTATCAACGTAGGCTATAACTTATTTGATGGTTTGCGTAATATCAGACAGTTGCAGCGTGCAAAAATTTCTGAGCTGTCTAGTCAGTATCGTCTGGACAAGATGAAAGACGACATCTCATTGTTTGTAGCCAATAACTACCTGCAAATTTTAACCAATAAAGCAAACCTTGAAACGCTTACCGCTCAAAATGAGGTAACTCTTGAACAGGTCGAGCGTACTGAAGAGTTAATCGAGGCTGGTCAATTACCTCGTGGTGACCTACTAGAGATACGTGCTCAAAATGCCACTGAGCAACAGCAGATAATCGTAGCGCAAAACGCGGTAACTATCAGTAAGGTGAGTCTTGCACAATTGCTGTTGATTAAGGACTATGAAAATTTTGATATAGTCGACAGTGATTTTGAAATCACCGACGAGAGTTTTGCTAATAAACCAGTAGGTGAAATCATTGCCGCTGCTGAGGATAACAGATCAGAAGTAAGAATTGCCGAACAAGACGTGGAACTGGCAGAGAAGGATCTTCAAATTGCTCGTGGTGCTTATTACCCGACTATTGGAGCGTTTTTTGGATATGATACCCGTTATACCGATGCAACATCTTTTGATCAACGCATCGATCAAGACAATCCATTTAGAACAGAGCAAATAGGTGTGGTAGAGGAGACCGGTCAAAGTGTAGTAGGTCAATTTCCTAACACTCAGACAGTCATTGTAGGAGCAGATCCTTTCATCGAGCAATTATACCAGAATGATGGTATCGGTTACGGGTTTTCTCTCAGTATCCCAATCTTCAACGGCTTCAGCGTACGTAGCAATGTGCAGCGCAACAAAGTAAATGTCAAGCGAGCGGAGTTTCAACTAGAACAGGCAAGGCTTGATCTTGAAAGCAATGTGTATCAAGCTTATGTGGACGTACAAGGGTCACGTAAATCATACGAGGCTGCGAAAACTGCTCTTGAATCTCAAGAACTGGCCTATGATTATGCAAAGGAGCGATATGATGTAGGGTTGACTAATGCATTTGACTTTAGTCAAAGTAAGCTGCGATTGAACAACGCAAAAATCAATTTGAATCAGGCAAAGTTTGATTATTTATTTAGACTTAAGGTGCTAGAACTTTATTTTGGAATAGAGCCTAACGAGATAAAACTATAGTAATGAAAAAAACAATACTCATAACATTAGGCGTCATAGCATTTCTAATTGTAGCATTTTTTGCCCTGAAGGCTGTTGGTATAATCGGTGGTGGCGATAAAGGTACCCTAGTAGAGACCATGAAGGTAGAGCGATCTACTATCGTGCAAACGGTAAGTGCTACAGGTAAAATAAAACCAGAAATAGAGGTTAGCATATCGCCAGAGGTTCCTGGCGAGATCATCGCATTGCCTATTAAGGAAGGTGAAGCAGTAGAAAAAGGACAGTTGCTAGCTAGAATAAATCCAGATCTTCTCGAGTCAAGTGTTAGCAGAACAAGGGCTGGACTATCAAATGCTAGATCAAACTATGCACAAGCACAGGCAAGCCTTACCGAGGCTGAAGCCAATTATAGACGAAGCGCACAATTATTTGAAAAAGGTGTCATCTCTCAAGCAGAATTTGATAGTGCCAGAGCAAATCTTGATCGAGCCAAAGCATCAGAAAGAGCTGCTTACTTTGGAGTTCAAAGTAGTGCTGCAACTGTTAATGAGGCAAGTGATAACCTAGGTCGTACAAGTATTTTTGCACCAATGTCAGGAACTGTTTCCTTACTAGCAGTAGAATTAGGAGAACGAGTGGTAGGAACACAACAAATGGCAGGTACAGAATTACTGCGCGTTGCAGACCTTTCTCAAATGGAAGTTGAGGTTGACGTGAACGAGAATGACATCGTCAAGATCAATGTTGGCGATAGAGCACTTGTTGAGGTTGACGCTTATGGAACTCGTCAATTTGATGGTGAGGTAACTGAAATTGCAAACACTGCCTCACAGGCATTGAGCGCAGATCAAGTGACCAACTTTAAAGTCAAGGTGAGAATCCTATCTGACAGCTATGCAGATCTAGTTGGCGATAAGGAAAACTATAGTCCATTTAGACCAGGTATGACAGCAGTTGTAGATATCATTACCGATGAAGCAATTGATGCAGTAGCAGTACCAATAAGCTCCATAGTCGTAAAAACAGATACTACTGCGAGCTTGAGAAGAAAAGAAATCACTGTAGATTCTGAGAAATTTGAATGCGTTTTTGTCAATGAGAACGGTAAGTCAGTATTAAAGGTAGTAGAAACTGGAATTCAAGACGATAGGAACATCGTTATAAAAAGTGGTGTAGCATTAGGAGATGAGGTTATCACTGGTCCATATAGAACCGTGACTGATGTCCTTAAACCTGGAAAAACGATTAGGGTAAAAGGTGAAAAAAGCGCCGAAGAAGATACTACTGAAGAATAACGCTACTTCTTGAAACCTATTCTTTGCATAGAAACTACCTCTACTAATTGCTCAGTAGCGCTTGCTGTTGAAGGTAGTCTTCTTCCTAATAATTATGGTTTAAAGGATTGTCTAGATCTACTTGAAGACAATAGCGACAATTATCAGCACGGTGAGCGATTGCACATCTTTATCGATGAGATATTAAAACGTAATTCTATAGATCGATCAGATCTTACAGCAGTAGCTATAAGCTCTGGCCCTGGAAGTTATACCGGATTACGCATAGGTACAGCAGCGGCCAAAGGATTATGTTATGCTCTCGATATACCCTTAATTTCTATCGATACGGTCAACTCTCTATCTGTTATGTTAGAGCCAGATCAACAAGCTAGTTATGTTGTCCCAATGATAGATGCAAGGCGCATGGAAGTTTATACCGCGGTTTTTCAAGATCATAATTTAATTACTCCTGTAAATGCGATGATTCTTGACACCAACTCGTACCAGGACATAAGAAAAGGCAAGGACGCTGTTTTCATAGGATCAGGCGCCACAAAATTTAGGGAGTTTCTACAGGACAATACTAATAAGTACATTGATAGGTTGCCTAGCGCTATAGGAATGTGTTCTTTAGCGATGGCAGCGCATAAAAAAAGCGACTTCGTCAAAGAAGTCGCTTATTATGAACCGCTATACCTTAAAGAATTTAAGGCGGGTTAATTTATTTCTGTAGGCTTAAGTAATATGCAATTACTTCTGCTAGACCTTTTCCTTCATCGTCAAAATCAATATCACGATCCTTTATGAAAGCTTTCAATTGCTTTTCATTTTTCTCATTCAAAGATTTCAAGCTTCTCTTTTTATGATTCTTGATTTCCTTGATCATTCCTTTTTCAATAAAATAGAAATCATCAGTTTCAAGAACACGAGGTCTGGATTGACTAGAGTAACTAGATTTCTGTGCTTCACTCATATCTTGGATAGAACGTTGGTAGCGTCGTACTAAAATTGTTTCTTCGTCAAATGGCTTAATAATTTTGAAAATGCCATCAAGATCGTTGCTTACATCAGCGAAGTTCAAGTATTGAAACCTTTCTTTTCCTAATTGAATCACATAGTTAGGATTGTTAGGAATAGCTCTAATCCCTTTACCATCTGCTGTTTCTGAGAATTCAATACGATCTTCGAGAACATTATACTTCATATAATATTCAGCACCAACACCATCGGGCATAATAACGATTCCTTTAATCCAGTCGTCATATAAATAAGCGCTACCGTCAAAAGTACCGTCATTCATTTCAGAAATTATGGCTTCCTTATTAAGGGCAAAACCCGAACCGCCACTTCCTGCTGCTGATGAGATGGCTATATCGCTCTGCGCTGATCCTGCAAATGAAATCGCCGCTGCAGCAATGAATAGAAATAAATTTTTCATGATAATAATATTTTATTGGTTATAATATTTAGAATCAAGAACCATACCGAAAGTTTAATTAACCTCGAACGTAATTTTTACGTTCACGCGATAATCTGTGATTTTATTATCAGTTACATGGGCACTTTGCTCATTGATATAAACAGATTTAATATTCTTCACGCTCTTTCCTGCGTGTGCAACCGCCTTTTGTGCTGCATCTTCCCAGCTTTTCTCACTGTTTGCTAATACTTCAATTACTTTTAAAACTGCCATAATATTTGTTTTTATGATTATATCCTAAGGTAGGATTTTCAAAATCAAAAAGACTTAGGCAAATCTTAAAGTTACCCATTGAGAGCAACTACGCGCCCTATCTTTCCAGGGATCATCTCTTTGAGCATAGTCTCAATACCATTGCGCAAGGTCATGGTAGAGCTAGGACAACCGCTACACGCACCCTGTAAAATCACTTTTACTTCTTGTGTTTGCTCTTCATAGCTGTCAAAGACTATATTCCCACCATCGCTTGCAACGGCTGGCTTTACATACTCATCGAGAATTTCAACGATCTTTTTAGAGGTGTCGCTCAAATTCTCAAATTTTGGTAGACCAACATCTTCACCTTTTTTGATTCTAGTGCCTGATTGCTGTTTTGATTGACCTATCTCGTCACCGTTTTCTAGTGACTCCTTGATAAAGCCTCTTATTTGATTATTGACTTCTGCCCACTCAACAATATCGTGTTTATGA
This window harbors:
- the tsaB gene encoding tRNA (adenosine(37)-N6)-threonylcarbamoyltransferase complex dimerization subunit type 1 TsaB, whose amino-acid sequence is MKPILCIETTSTNCSVALAVEGSLLPNNYGLKDCLDLLEDNSDNYQHGERLHIFIDEILKRNSIDRSDLTAVAISSGPGSYTGLRIGTAAAKGLCYALDIPLISIDTVNSLSVMLEPDQQASYVVPMIDARRMEVYTAVFQDHNLITPVNAMILDTNSYQDIRKGKDAVFIGSGATKFREFLQDNTNKYIDRLPSAIGMCSLAMAAHKKSDFVKEVAYYEPLYLKEFKAG
- a CDS encoding ABC transporter permease, producing MFNIERWQEIFETIRKNKLRTFLTSLSVASGIFILVILLGFSTGIETGVRTEFEQDATNRISINVRTTTKGYNGLNPGRRLQLRDADYDNLNAKYENQIEYKTSVYSIWQSQVNYKTQQGNYRVQGVSQDQQWIENATLSDGRFISPDDIAESRKVAAIGYQMKQDLFKDEDAIGKTVLINNNVNFTVVGVYTDPGGTREETRMFMPITTAQRVFNAGSNIDQIAYTVQPAATFDETVELSAAMKESIEQDLRTRFQVAPDDRVAIRVDDTLEEAQQIFGLIATIRSVFWFIGIGTIIAGVVGVGNIMLIVVKERTKEIGIRKALGALPSEIIWMVLHESIFITSIAGLIGLFLGVGLLELISPLVETDFIKYPKVDFTTSITTVVILVVAGALAGFFPARRAANIKPIEALRDE
- a CDS encoding dodecin family protein, with product MAVLKVIEVLANSEKSWEDAAQKAVAHAGKSVKNIKSVYINEQSAHVTDNKITDYRVNVKITFEVN
- a CDS encoding DUF420 domain-containing protein, with the protein product MLEKRGPAIIIAISIIVPIVVVILMFLPERYNFLGIESGMFPLFHAILNAMTGLLLITGFSLIKSGNKTAHRAVMTTAFVLSAVFLVSYVISKISNEPVPYPDDAPLKWLYLFILLTHIVLSGIILPLVLYTMYFAWNKKFEKHKMIARWTFPIWLYVAITGVLVYVFMQPYY
- a CDS encoding efflux RND transporter periplasmic adaptor subunit, with protein sequence MKRTGTVILLAVIFLAAAIGIWYIYVKDLEDPEVYTTEEASEQTIIKETVATGNIVPMEEVNIKPNISGVIDKIHVEAGDFVEAGDLIAEIKVVPNINSLTSAKNSIAQQRTSVQTAKLALDNQQAIYNRQKELFEKGVISANDFDLAQNSYNNALQRYKQEQVSLQGASQNFDIIKTGTTSGLSEYANTNVRATVSGMVLDVPVKEGNQVIEANNFNEGTPIATIADVTKMIFEGKVDESEVGKIKEGLPLEITVGAYNNKRYDAILDYIAPKGVAENGAIQFAIKGTLKEIERDSSFVRAGLSANASIILDKADKVLAIKEALVQYDPETKKPYVEIATGDQTFERRNIELGLSDGIYVEVKDGITSADKLKVWNPLKAPQGRGGYGG
- a CDS encoding efflux RND transporter periplasmic adaptor subunit, with amino-acid sequence MKKTILITLGVIAFLIVAFFALKAVGIIGGGDKGTLVETMKVERSTIVQTVSATGKIKPEIEVSISPEVPGEIIALPIKEGEAVEKGQLLARINPDLLESSVSRTRAGLSNARSNYAQAQASLTEAEANYRRSAQLFEKGVISQAEFDSARANLDRAKASERAAYFGVQSSAATVNEASDNLGRTSIFAPMSGTVSLLAVELGERVVGTQQMAGTELLRVADLSQMEVEVDVNENDIVKINVGDRALVEVDAYGTRQFDGEVTEIANTASQALSADQVTNFKVKVRILSDSYADLVGDKENYSPFRPGMTAVVDIITDEAIDAVAVPISSIVVKTDTTASLRRKEITVDSEKFECVFVNENGKSVLKVVETGIQDDRNIVIKSGVALGDEVITGPYRTVTDVLKPGKTIRVKGEKSAEEDTTEE
- a CDS encoding TolC family protein, whose product is MKNTFICMLILMCSAFAKAQSSTITATQKKWTLRECVEYALENNISIKQSELNLEAVEADKLSALGNMLPSLNASSSISENTGLSFNPVTNNAQTTTFLSVTGRINVGYNLFDGLRNIRQLQRAKISELSSQYRLDKMKDDISLFVANNYLQILTNKANLETLTAQNEVTLEQVERTEELIEAGQLPRGDLLEIRAQNATEQQQIIVAQNAVTISKVSLAQLLLIKDYENFDIVDSDFEITDESFANKPVGEIIAAAEDNRSEVRIAEQDVELAEKDLQIARGAYYPTIGAFFGYDTRYTDATSFDQRIDQDNPFRTEQIGVVEETGQSVVGQFPNTQTVIVGADPFIEQLYQNDGIGYGFSLSIPIFNGFSVRSNVQRNKVNVKRAEFQLEQARLDLESNVYQAYVDVQGSRKSYEAAKTALESQELAYDYAKERYDVGLTNAFDFSQSKLRLNNAKINLNQAKFDYLFRLKVLELYFGIEPNEIKL
- a CDS encoding ABC transporter permease; this translates as MFSRDRWNEILEALNSNKLRTILTAFGVFWGIFILVALLALTNGLRNGVSSDFGDRATNTMFMWGQSTSMAYKGLNKGRRVQFKLADVDALKSKMPDLRIVSPRLQLGGYRGANNVTRGDKTGAFQVNGDYPEFKQQQPMDILKGRWINYSDIDKLLKTAVIGTGVEKALFDIGEEPIGQYISLQGVNFKVVGVFDNPNSQGDSEEEANNIFIPFTTFGKAFNSGDDVGWMAITANDDVSMTDLKPQVLSIMREQRGVHPNDMRAIGNFDLAEQFAKFTGLFDILSFVGYFVGGLVLLSGGIGISNIMLIVVKERTNEIGVRRALGATPWDIKAQILQESIVLTLMSGLAGIAFAAGMIWVMNYLLDQAGEVDNFANPSVNITVVIIALIILIIAGLLAGFIPSSRATTMKPVDALRTE
- a CDS encoding ABC transporter ATP-binding protein yields the protein MIEIKDLHKSYKTGNNSLHVLKGIDFSVKEGELVSIMGSSGSGKSTLLNILGMLDEADEGSYTLDNTPIKNLNEKIAAQYRNKFLGFIFQSFNLIGYKTAVDNVSLPLYYQKVSRKERDEKSMYYLEKVGLADWADHLPNQLSGGQKQRVAIARALASDPKVLLADEPTGALDTKTSYEVMDLIQGINDEGRTILIVTHEPDIAEMTKRIVNLKDGRIIDDTLVNQVKAAAHV